One window from the genome of Dyella sp. A6 encodes:
- a CDS encoding helix-turn-helix domain-containing protein, with product MELILLDARGPHAAVDSQALSEAIFCSGETDFPFRGRFALPTDWCLLGYIHHAQEGSWCHGTELRSGMSFTVMPEGISEFMLRAGSQVSVVLVPLAHLRSKFAQMEPHQAEMPSRLLALFHLSDTEVAAELRARFTRIRERLIEHRDVADAQVFDPRDVDELMESHLLAGLSARAEDRPQCTRGRRTHYLIVQRAEEFMRANMRQDIYINEMCNAAGVSERALRYAFDDLLGISPNRYLSMLRLCTACRSLALSDASRRSVKSVALSCGLWDLSRFADHYRRVFGELPRETLMRAPAMEAAANTVS from the coding sequence ATGGAGTTGATTCTTCTGGATGCCCGTGGCCCGCATGCCGCGGTGGACTCGCAGGCACTTAGCGAGGCGATCTTCTGCAGCGGCGAGACCGACTTTCCGTTCCGCGGGCGCTTTGCCCTGCCCACCGACTGGTGTCTGCTGGGCTATATCCATCACGCGCAGGAAGGCAGCTGGTGCCACGGCACGGAGCTGCGCTCGGGCATGTCCTTCACCGTGATGCCGGAAGGCATCAGCGAATTCATGCTGCGTGCCGGCAGCCAGGTCAGTGTGGTACTGGTGCCGCTGGCACACCTGCGGAGCAAGTTCGCGCAGATGGAACCGCACCAGGCCGAGATGCCTTCGCGCCTGCTGGCGCTGTTCCACCTGAGCGATACCGAGGTGGCAGCCGAGCTGCGCGCCCGCTTCACCCGTATCCGCGAGCGGCTGATCGAGCACCGGGACGTGGCCGACGCGCAGGTGTTCGATCCGCGCGATGTCGACGAGCTGATGGAGAGCCACTTGCTGGCGGGGCTGTCCGCCCGTGCCGAAGACCGCCCGCAATGCACGCGCGGGCGCCGCACGCATTACCTGATCGTGCAGCGTGCCGAGGAGTTCATGCGCGCGAACATGCGCCAGGACATCTATATCAATGAGATGTGCAATGCGGCCGGGGTCAGCGAGCGTGCATTGCGTTATGCCTTCGACGACCTGCTGGGTATCTCGCCCAACCGTTATCTGTCGATGCTACGTCTGTGCACGGCCTGTCGCAGTCTTGCCTTGTCCGATGCCAGCCGACGTTCGGTGAAGTCAGTGGCGCTGAGTTGCGGACTGTGGGACCTGTCGCGCTTCGCCGACCATTACCGCCGCGTTTTTGGCGAGTTGCCGCGCGAAACCCTGATGCGTGCCCCGGCGATGGAAGCCGCAGCGAACACGGTGTCCTGA
- a CDS encoding pilus assembly protein yields the protein MAIEFALVFLLGLLPLLLLTFTAVLIFTARESLTLAASNGARAALHYGTDAERGMYACQAAENSMQWLMAFSTPSGNTAPSCSSSGISNNVASVVVSAPGACSGTVPANVECMTVTASYNYDSDPFLPGTKTLYGWVIGQPISSTAIIQIDTDGG from the coding sequence GTGGCAATCGAATTCGCGCTGGTGTTTCTGTTGGGCCTGTTGCCGCTGCTGCTGCTGACCTTTACCGCGGTATTGATCTTTACCGCCCGCGAATCGCTGACCCTGGCGGCCTCCAACGGTGCGCGCGCCGCCCTGCATTACGGCACCGATGCGGAGCGCGGCATGTACGCCTGCCAGGCGGCGGAAAATTCCATGCAATGGCTGATGGCGTTTTCCACCCCCAGCGGGAATACCGCGCCCAGTTGCAGTTCGAGCGGCATCAGCAACAACGTCGCATCCGTGGTCGTTTCCGCGCCGGGCGCCTGCAGTGGCACCGTCCCGGCCAACGTGGAATGCATGACGGTAACGGCGTCGTACAACTACGACAGCGACCCGTTTCTGCCAGGCACCAAGACGCTGTACGGCTGGGTGATCGGACAACCCATCAGCAGTACGGCCATCATCCAGATCGATACCGATGGAGGCTGA
- a CDS encoding Flp family type IVb pilin, whose product MKTSIHAFLAEEDGITALEYGVLAALVATIIVAVFGTTNTGGLGTILTNLLNDVTKAVSSV is encoded by the coding sequence ATGAAAACGTCCATCCATGCGTTTCTGGCCGAGGAAGACGGAATTACCGCACTCGAATACGGCGTGCTCGCCGCGCTGGTCGCCACCATCATCGTGGCGGTGTTCGGCACTACAAACACTGGTGGTCTCGGCACCATTCTGACCAACCTGCTCAACGACGTGACCAAGGCTGTCAGCAGCGTCTGA
- a CDS encoding prepilin peptidase, translating to MAHELPLLAACLSVAIIASDLYARRVPNGWLLAALGLGVLMLAISWLRGGTGPWPGLTALTGLVIGLLAMLPLYMFGWMGAGDVKFFAVLGFLLGARALLPVWIIASLLAGMQATAILLSRQRLWPLPGMATAQHRLATSALGRHISKVRKGRNGLPYAAWLGVGALATVAAPALARW from the coding sequence TTGGCCCATGAACTGCCATTGCTGGCTGCATGCCTGAGCGTAGCGATCATCGCGAGTGATCTCTATGCCAGGCGTGTGCCGAATGGCTGGCTGCTCGCGGCACTGGGCCTGGGCGTGTTGATGCTGGCCATAAGCTGGCTGCGTGGTGGTACCGGGCCATGGCCAGGGCTGACGGCACTCACCGGACTGGTGATCGGACTGCTGGCCATGCTGCCGCTGTACATGTTCGGCTGGATGGGCGCAGGCGACGTGAAGTTCTTCGCGGTGCTCGGGTTCCTGCTGGGCGCAAGGGCCTTGCTGCCGGTATGGATCATCGCGAGCCTTCTGGCAGGTATGCAGGCCACGGCGATCCTGCTTTCGCGCCAGCGGCTATGGCCGCTACCCGGAATGGCGACGGCCCAGCACCGGCTGGCGACGTCGGCACTGGGCCGGCATATCAGCAAGGTGCGCAAGGGTCGCAACGGACTGCCTTATGCCGCCTGGCTCGGCGTGGGCGCACTGGCCACCGTGGCCGCACCCGCACTGGCGCGTTGGTGA
- a CDS encoding YadA-like family protein, producing the protein MNHVYRLVWRQSLNALVVVSELSSKPHGGVSVSPRRMKAAKLFSLALLGVGGFVHAGGAWAQSTGSAKLDDLQSLVSKYDTAVIGSSDTSSASVPVQVNGAPVTIVRKLASTLPVNRAISTAVHTLASTVASVAPVKATAGVSTPLVAAHADAQAGSTGVHVSLASRLRPAALASTVSHVSSAVSGVPLAGKALSSAGQATDAFASSLPTVSAVIGTSVNTAPISQSLVTDRRRLASQVSSRALALGISSGSSNAAAPAGVASPAAQTLAARDNAVGNSAAPVSSTTGTSSTGSTLGQLVSSATTATSALPVVGPVVGQVGHALASTTSGGSTATGVVGQVVSKVTSATSTVPVAGPVVSQVGDALSSTTSGGSDATGVVGQVVSKVTSATSTVPVVGPVVSQVDHALASTTSGGSGATGVIGQVVADATSATSTLPVVGPVVTQVGNTVGSATSGQADLGTALGKVVGGLVNQTSRLPVLGSTVASVGQAAKVATSGGNISDGLVGQTGLVVGSAVNTLSQTPGVGPVVAKVGQTLQETTAPIGNGSSSTGSLGQVIGKVTSATSTVPVVGPLVSQVGSALTSTTSGGSSATGVVGQVVSKVTSATSTVPVVGPLVSQVGSTLGSTTSGGSSATGVVGQVVSKVTSATSTVPVVGPLVSQVGSALTSTTSGGSSATGVVGQVVGKVTSATSTVPVVGSAVSQLSGTLASVTSGIGSTTGTSGGTSGTASATPVSAMAFSPSSQSASSTTSGNSGTMAFAPTSYALAAPQAPATTNATTNATTYSVPTVPPPSATPTGLIIGNGGVVGTSSQLLGSSENALFTNSDSNGYISNGSLKVSNANFTQGYSTVNLLGIPLLNSTPVGTVLTTTNGTVLGGTGSNSHLTLIGGVTSGNYITNINNGANGGIAGLVLPSGAPAWASTCLNVAGAVTESCWAVNAAQDYQVLVGDGASANGSKEVVIGTNASHTLPTVDASQAFPGSGTNDPNNPTGVPTADYEARLGHSVVIGDSASGTANAQTILGAEATSSAADSVALGYQSNASRGAQTGYTAFGLSTPQNSVGEVSIGSPGNERQITNVAPGSSATDAVNVAQLEAVASTADNAVLYNDTTKAGVTLGGVSSTDGGVTNGTTLTNLHQGALNATSTDAVNGSQLFASNMALVKFMGGTTNFDPTTNTWTAPTFTITSVNTDGSTTKGSYNNVTDAFAAVDGSVNNLNNRIKNITEAGNKYFQADSSAAGAEAEGTNSVSEGPNSVATSDSSTAIGNGATAKSANAVAIGTGAVAQDGTAVSIGDGNTADGNGAVAMGDPNTATGQGAVALGYNNQATGQAAIAMGSTSIANGASTIAMGDSASATADNALAFGAGATASMANSIALGAGSSTLVGALSGYTAYALSAPQNSTGEVNVGGRQITGVAPGSASTDAVNVAQLEAVSQQASSTDKLAVKYDADSSGNPTNTITLTGDGSGAPVLITNLAAGAETSTSTDAVNGSQLWHWTQDTTNQYSNYSLYNDIQNIGPGGGSVKYFSVNSTLANSSATGDNSVAIGPQATSSGSNSVAMGNGASANANNSVAIGAGSVADRANTVSVGSAGNDRQITNVAAGTASTDAVNVAQLNSAISTTTQGTVRYDTNSDGSVDYNSVTLGNGNGDTTIHNVAAGTQSTDAANVGQVQQAADWSKSYTDQRFGQLSGQMHNLGQRADAGVAAAMASAGLPQAYEPGRSMAAVAGGSFRGQSSIAIGLSTISEGGRWVYKVAGSADTQGDAGISIGAGMQW; encoded by the coding sequence ATGAATCACGTCTATCGCCTGGTCTGGCGCCAGTCTCTCAATGCGCTCGTCGTCGTGTCCGAGTTGTCATCGAAACCGCACGGAGGCGTTTCGGTTTCGCCGCGCAGGATGAAGGCCGCGAAACTCTTTTCCCTGGCATTGCTCGGTGTGGGGGGCTTCGTCCATGCCGGCGGTGCATGGGCGCAGTCCACCGGCAGCGCGAAGCTGGACGATCTGCAGTCCCTGGTGAGCAAGTACGACACCGCAGTCATCGGGTCGAGCGACACGTCCAGTGCGTCGGTGCCGGTCCAGGTGAACGGTGCGCCGGTCACGATCGTGCGCAAGCTGGCTTCGACATTGCCGGTGAACCGCGCGATATCGACAGCCGTACACACGCTGGCCTCGACCGTGGCATCCGTGGCGCCAGTGAAGGCGACGGCGGGCGTGTCCACGCCGCTGGTCGCCGCACATGCCGATGCGCAGGCAGGCAGCACGGGCGTGCATGTATCGCTGGCTTCCAGGCTGCGGCCGGCAGCCTTGGCGAGCACCGTGTCGCACGTGAGCAGCGCGGTGTCGGGCGTGCCGCTGGCCGGCAAGGCCTTGTCCAGTGCGGGGCAGGCGACGGATGCGTTTGCCTCGTCGCTGCCCACCGTGAGCGCGGTCATCGGCACGAGCGTGAACACGGCGCCAATCAGCCAGTCGCTGGTCACGGACCGGCGCCGGCTCGCTTCCCAGGTTTCGAGCCGGGCACTTGCGCTGGGCATTTCCAGTGGCAGTAGCAACGCGGCCGCACCTGCCGGCGTGGCGAGTCCTGCCGCGCAGACCCTGGCTGCCAGGGACAATGCCGTGGGAAACAGCGCGGCGCCCGTGTCGAGCACGACAGGTACCAGCTCGACGGGTAGCACGCTGGGACAGCTCGTCAGCAGCGCGACGACGGCGACCTCGGCCCTGCCGGTGGTCGGCCCGGTGGTGGGGCAGGTGGGCCATGCCTTGGCGTCGACGACGTCAGGCGGCAGTACTGCCACGGGCGTGGTCGGGCAAGTGGTCAGCAAGGTTACATCGGCGACCTCGACGGTGCCGGTGGCCGGCCCGGTGGTGAGCCAAGTCGGAGATGCACTGTCATCGACGACGTCGGGCGGCAGTGATGCCACGGGTGTGGTCGGGCAGGTGGTCAGCAAGGTGACATCGGCAACCTCGACGGTGCCGGTGGTCGGTCCAGTGGTAAGTCAGGTGGACCATGCCTTGGCGTCGACGACATCGGGCGGCAGTGGCGCCACGGGCGTGATCGGGCAGGTGGTTGCCGATGCGACGTCGGCGACCTCGACCTTGCCCGTGGTCGGCCCGGTGGTCACACAGGTCGGCAACACAGTCGGTTCGGCGACGTCCGGACAAGCCGACCTGGGCACGGCACTGGGTAAGGTGGTCGGTGGCCTGGTCAACCAGACATCGCGCTTGCCGGTCCTGGGTTCCACGGTGGCGAGCGTAGGCCAGGCGGCCAAAGTGGCCACGTCCGGAGGCAACATCAGCGATGGCCTGGTGGGACAGACCGGGTTGGTCGTGGGTAGTGCGGTGAACACGCTGTCGCAGACGCCGGGCGTGGGACCCGTCGTGGCCAAGGTCGGTCAGACCCTGCAGGAGACGACGGCACCGATCGGCAACGGAAGCAGCAGCACCGGCTCGCTCGGACAGGTGATAGGCAAAGTCACATCGGCGACCTCGACGGTGCCGGTGGTGGGCCCGCTGGTGAGCCAGGTGGGCAGCGCGCTGACCTCGACGACGTCGGGCGGCAGCAGCGCCACGGGTGTGGTCGGACAGGTGGTCAGCAAGGTGACATCGGCGACCTCGACGGTGCCGGTGGTGGGCCCGCTGGTGAGCCAGGTGGGCAGCACGCTGGGCTCGACGACGTCGGGCGGCAGCAGCGCCACGGGTGTGGTCGGGCAGGTGGTCAGCAAGGTGACATCGGCGACCTCGACGGTGCCGGTGGTGGGCCCGCTGGTGAGCCAGGTGGGCAGTGCGCTGACCTCGACGACGTCGGGCGGCAGCAGCGCCACGGGTGTGGTCGGGCAGGTGGTCGGCAAGGTGACATCGGCGACCTCGACGGTTCCCGTCGTGGGTTCGGCGGTCAGTCAGTTGAGTGGCACACTGGCGTCGGTCACCTCCGGTATCGGCAGCACCACCGGCACATCGGGTGGTACGTCGGGTACCGCATCGGCGACGCCGGTATCCGCGATGGCGTTCAGCCCATCGAGCCAGAGTGCCTCCTCCACGACCTCGGGCAACAGCGGCACGATGGCGTTTGCGCCGACCAGCTACGCGCTGGCGGCACCCCAGGCCCCGGCGACTACCAATGCAACCACGAACGCGACGACGTACTCGGTGCCGACCGTGCCGCCGCCGAGTGCGACACCGACCGGGTTGATCATCGGCAACGGCGGTGTGGTGGGTACGTCTTCACAGCTGCTGGGGTCCAGCGAAAATGCGCTGTTTACCAACTCCGATTCGAACGGCTACATCAGCAACGGCAGCCTGAAGGTGAGCAATGCCAACTTCACGCAGGGCTATTCGACAGTCAATCTGCTGGGCATCCCGCTGCTGAATTCCACGCCCGTGGGTACGGTCCTGACGACCACCAATGGCACCGTGCTGGGTGGCACGGGCAGCAATTCGCATCTCACCCTGATCGGTGGCGTGACCTCGGGCAACTACATCACCAACATCAACAATGGCGCGAACGGTGGCATCGCCGGCCTGGTGTTGCCAAGCGGCGCGCCGGCCTGGGCGTCCACCTGTCTCAATGTGGCTGGCGCCGTGACCGAGTCGTGCTGGGCAGTGAACGCCGCGCAGGACTACCAGGTGCTGGTGGGCGATGGTGCGTCGGCCAACGGTTCGAAGGAAGTGGTGATCGGTACCAATGCCAGCCACACCCTGCCGACAGTGGATGCAAGCCAGGCGTTCCCCGGCAGCGGCACGAACGACCCCAACAATCCGACCGGCGTGCCAACCGCGGACTACGAGGCCCGGCTCGGTCACTCGGTAGTGATCGGCGACAGCGCCTCGGGTACGGCGAATGCGCAGACCATCCTCGGTGCAGAAGCCACGTCCAGTGCGGCGGACAGCGTGGCACTGGGCTACCAGTCCAACGCATCGCGCGGTGCGCAGACGGGCTATACCGCGTTCGGACTGAGCACACCGCAGAACTCGGTGGGCGAAGTGTCGATCGGCTCGCCCGGCAACGAGCGGCAGATCACCAACGTGGCGCCAGGCAGCTCCGCCACCGATGCGGTGAACGTGGCGCAGCTGGAAGCGGTGGCCAGCACGGCGGACAACGCCGTGCTCTACAACGATACGACCAAGGCCGGGGTGACCCTGGGTGGCGTGTCGAGTACCGACGGTGGCGTCACCAACGGCACCACTCTTACCAACCTGCACCAGGGCGCGCTCAACGCCACCAGCACCGACGCGGTGAACGGCAGCCAGCTGTTCGCAAGCAACATGGCGCTGGTGAAGTTCATGGGCGGCACCACCAACTTCGACCCGACCACCAATACCTGGACAGCGCCGACGTTCACCATCACCTCGGTCAACACGGACGGCAGCACCACCAAGGGCAGCTACAACAACGTGACCGATGCGTTCGCCGCGGTCGACGGTTCGGTCAACAACCTCAACAACCGGATCAAGAACATCACCGAGGCTGGCAACAAGTACTTCCAGGCCGATTCGAGCGCTGCCGGTGCCGAAGCGGAGGGTACCAACAGCGTGTCGGAGGGGCCGAACTCGGTCGCCACCTCGGACAGCAGCACGGCAATCGGCAATGGCGCGACTGCCAAGTCGGCCAATGCGGTGGCGATCGGTACCGGTGCCGTCGCGCAGGACGGCACCGCCGTGTCGATTGGCGATGGCAACACCGCCGACGGCAACGGTGCGGTGGCGATGGGCGACCCGAACACCGCCACCGGCCAGGGCGCGGTCGCACTGGGTTACAACAACCAGGCCACCGGCCAGGCAGCCATCGCCATGGGCTCGACCTCGATCGCCAACGGCGCCAGCACCATCGCGATGGGCGACAGTGCCAGTGCGACCGCCGACAACGCACTGGCCTTCGGTGCTGGCGCCACGGCGAGCATGGCCAACAGCATCGCACTGGGTGCGGGTTCGTCGACCCTGGTCGGTGCGCTGAGCGGCTACACCGCGTATGCGCTCAGTGCGCCGCAGAACTCCACCGGCGAGGTCAACGTGGGTGGCCGCCAGATCACTGGCGTGGCGCCGGGTAGCGCCAGCACCGACGCAGTCAACGTGGCCCAGCTCGAGGCGGTGAGCCAGCAGGCCAGCAGCACCGACAAGCTGGCGGTGAAGTACGACGCCGACAGCAGCGGCAACCCCACCAACACCATCACGCTGACCGGCGACGGCAGTGGTGCGCCGGTGCTGATCACCAACCTCGCCGCCGGCGCGGAGACATCGACCAGTACCGATGCGGTGAACGGTTCGCAGTTGTGGCACTGGACCCAGGACACCACCAACCAGTACAGCAACTACAGCCTCTACAACGACATCCAGAACATTGGCCCGGGTGGCGGCAGCGTGAAGTACTTCAGCGTGAACTCCACCCTGGCCAACTCGTCCGCCACCGGCGACAACAGCGTGGCGATCGGGCCGCAGGCGACCTCCAGCGGCAGCAACAGCGTCGCCATGGGCAATGGCGCCAGCGCCAACGCCAACAACTCGGTGGCGATCGGCGCCGGCTCGGTGGCCGACCGCGCCAATACGGTCTCGGTCGGCAGCGCGGGCAACGATCGGCAGATCACCAACGTGGCCGCCGGCACGGCAAGCACCGACGCGGTGAACGTCGCCCAGCTGAATTCGGCGATCAGCACCACCACCCAGGGCACGGTG